The Primulina tabacum isolate GXHZ01 chromosome 10, ASM2559414v2, whole genome shotgun sequence region AGGTTGTTTAGCAATGTTGCAAGAACATCTTGTGGCCCAATGGCTTTTGCAATATAACCAAAAGTATTCACAGTTGCTCTACGGATACCCTTCTTGTGAGCTTTCAGCATCTCCAGAAGCTCAAAACAAATCCTCATCCACTCCCTTGCAGGAACAAATTCAGCTCCTCGGTCAGCAATTCTTCCAACAAGATCTATACAATTTTCTTGGACTTTCTCATGACGGTTCTTCAAGATAGGAGTTAACCGAGGGAGCAAATCCTTGATTGGCGGTGTCATCTTGGTCATCCCGATAACATTGACGATAGCCTTGAGAGCGCCCAATATCGAACCCAGAACTTCAGGATACTCCTCtcccaaatactcatacaataCGACACCAAGATGGCCCATTAATTGTTCTTCTCCACACTGCTTCATAACCACTGCAATCCTGGATATAAGATCTGCTGCCTGCTGTCTCACTTTAGCACTCTTATTGTTAAGCCTCCATTTAATGGTACCGCAAATCTGGGGAAGGTATGGCTTCACTTTGTGACCAAGGGTGTTCACAACAGCACCAAAACCATTTAGCATCACATTAGCATCATCACTAGTCTGTTCTTGAAACGCATAGAGAATCCCATCAATCAATAGCTCTTCTAAGCGAGCATCAATATCAGATGCTCCCAAGTTTGTCACCACTTTCTCAATTGTCTCCATAACCATCCTTCTATATGGCTCACTTTCATCTTTCAGGTCCTCCACGGTTCTTCCCACTATGTCAGCAACACCAACTTTGTTCGCAATCTCAACAGTGGTTTCAACAAGCTGTTTGTAGTTTCTCCTGTCCAAGGCCATCCTTCTGACCCAGAAATTACGGAAAAACTCCGGAAGAATATCATTTCTTATATAATCTGGCTCTACACCCTCAGTACTCACACACTGTTTTACCACTTTGAGCACtattttcttcatttcttcatcAGGTGACTGGAACTCACGGATAAGAATAACCATGACTTCCTTGGTGTAGTAGCTGGCATATATCGCATCCATGAGTGGTATGATAAAACCAATGGCTTTCAAAAAGGCAGCCAACACCTTCCCACGGTGGGACCTTATACCCTTCCACAGAGGCTTCAAAACTGAGTCAAAGCTTTCAATACCATAGGGTGCTGCAGCCTCAGCAAGCGCAGCCAAGGATAGAGCAGTGATCGTTCTGACTTTCTGATTTTCATCATTAAGACCATGTTCAATTATCTCAACCAGTGATCTCAGATGTGGAAGAACAGCACAGCCAATCAGAATGGCAATCTGTTGTACTATTTTGATACCTGTGTGACGAGCTTGCCAAGATTTCTTGCTCTGACACACAGCTTTCAAGAATGGCAGCAATGCAGGGATCCCAAGAGCAGAGGCAACAACACTAAAAGCTCTTGCAGTGGTGTTCCTAACATACTCATCAATGTTGTCAATATCTGGACGCATTGCAGCAATCATTGTGGCCAACCCAGCCGCCTTGCTAAGATTTGAGATGATTTCTCTACCTTCTACCCGAGCATAATAATCCTCATCAATTAAAAGAGGCTCGATAACCACCAAAATTTTGTGCACATATGGACGAACCAACTCATCTAATTTATAGAGCACCCTATCAATAACTTTAACCAACAAATGTCTCTCCTGGTCCTCCAATGTGGGTTGCATGAGCAGTGGCAAAATACGGTTAAACAGTGGTCCAGCACCAAATTCCCTTGCTTTATCTGTGAGTTGTCTCAATGCAGTTTTCCTCTGTGGAGGAGTCCCGTTTTTTACTTTCAGCAAGAGTTTCATGATCTTTCTCTCTTTCTGCTCTTCTGGCGATAACTCCTCTTCATTGTCTTCATTTAGCAGTGAACCAAAATACTGGTAATCCTCAGGTTTCATCAATGGCAAACCACCCGGCATCTCTTTTGGCACATCAAACTGTTGGCCTCGGTTTTCTTCTGGGATATTATACAGGGGTGTTGCCATTGGAGTAGGTGTAGCAAGAAGTTTCCGGGCAGGTGTTCTAATAGGTACATAGGTAGCAGGTGGGTCCAAAATCTTATATCCTTCCTGTGGAAACATTGCATCAAGTTCCTCATCAGTTAATGGCCTATTCCTATCCTCAATATCTTTCTCCCATCTCAACAAATTATACTGTTCAGGAGTCATTGCGCTACGCATAATGGCATTCGGAGTAGGGGTAGCCATATCGACAGCACCAAAAGGAGTGACACCAGGGGTATAGGCTGCGGCAGGGGTAGCACCTGGTGTGGCACTGCCCATTGTGGCTGGAGTCTCATCCCATCTTGACCTCTGTTTTTTTGGTGTTGGGGTAGCCATCCCTCCCAGCTTTGGTGTAGCGTCCCAAGCCATTCCTGCTGGAGTTGCCCCAGGCGTAACCCCTCCAGAAGGAGTTGCGTCCGAATCATTTAGGCGTCCTGGTGTTGGTGTCTCATCCCACCTATTTCTCCTTGAAACAGATGGTGTTGCGTCACCAATTCTCCCAGGTGTCGGGGTCGCATCCCACCTTCCAATTCCAGGCGTGGAGTCAGGCAAATCCCAGTCAGACCCCGTCTTGGCCTTCTTGTCAACAGCACTCTCATCCTGAGATATATCCCATCTATTCCTCTTTTTTGGCTTCTCTACATCTTTCTCCTTTGCTTTTGATTCCTCTTCTTCCTTCTTCTTCTTTGCTATCTCCCTCTTCACCTCCTCTTCCTTCCGCTTCAATGCTTCTTCTCTCATTACATCAGCATAAGTCCTGACTTCTGGGCCTGGCGTTTTGTCCAAAAATGGATCATTCCTCGCAGGGGATATGATCCTGTTCAACCTCCTCCTCCTGTAATCATCCTCCCTGTCGATAATCTTACTTGGTTGCTTAAAACCAGACATGTCATCCTCCTCcccagttctcaaatgctcctTAAGAAACTGTTTCGGGGCAGTAAAAGATGCCATTTTCCTAGCAATTTCATTTTCCGTTCCATCAATATTATCATCCTCATCATTGACAGCAATGGATCGCTCGTAGCCCTCGTACTTGTTTGCGTTATAAAGATCGGTGTCAAAAGTAAGGGACGTTAGTGCAGCCAGGTCCTTCTCCATCTTTTGCCTTTCTTCTTTGACCCTCTGAATCTCTGTGTCCACGTCCATTTGGTAACCAAAAATTTCCTGACACTAAGAAAAAAAACCCAACCTTAAGTTCAAAATCATAAAACCAATACGCAAAAATTATGCTAAGCAAccagaaattaaaatttttaaatttaaaatagcaccaaaaatttcaaaactaaACCAACTCGGTTCTTTTCttcatccaaaaataataattgctCTTTCATCTATCGTACAGAAGACACATATCGCCGGCATACGTTTactagaaaaacaagaaaacagACAAAATACATATGCACCGGTCCAGTAGATCAACTGGCACCAGGAATCGAGGGATGCAAGCACGCTAACTTTACAACATAGTCTAACCTACTTCAAAATCCTATTTTCTCCTCACTGTTTCTTCCCTCCTCTACTTGAGGTCGCAGAAGAGTCCGCGTGAAGGAGAAATGCAAATTCCACGAAAAATTCAAAGAACAATTCGAAAATCCAATGATGCGCACACGAAGTAACGAGTAAGAAATCAAAATTGAGCACAACATAAACAATTGAATCAACAAACATGTTAAATTACGGTTCTGATGAATGCGAGAAACCAAACTGACCTGGTTTTGGGGATCTGTTCTTGAGAAAGCTGGAGCTAAAACCCGATACACGCGATTTGGAACCCTGCCGACCTGAGAGGCGGTTTTGGCTTTGGATTCTGTATGGGCCCATAGTAGCTCAATCTGTAAATATAGCTAATTTTACAGACTGACGGCCCAAAT contains the following coding sequences:
- the LOC142505597 gene encoding uncharacterized protein LOC142505597, giving the protein MDVDTEIQRVKEERQKMEKDLAALTSLTFDTDLYNANKYEGYERSIAVNDEDDNIDGTENEIARKMASFTAPKQFLKEHLRTGEEDDMSGFKQPSKIIDREDDYRRRRLNRIISPARNDPFLDKTPGPEVRTYADVMREEALKRKEEEVKREIAKKKKEEEESKAKEKDVEKPKKRNRWDISQDESAVDKKAKTGSDWDLPDSTPGIGRWDATPTPGRIGDATPSVSRRNRWDETPTPGRLNDSDATPSGGVTPGATPAGMAWDATPKLGGMATPTPKKQRSRWDETPATMGSATPGATPAAAYTPGVTPFGAVDMATPTPNAIMRSAMTPEQYNLLRWEKDIEDRNRPLTDEELDAMFPQEGYKILDPPATYVPIRTPARKLLATPTPMATPLYNIPEENRGQQFDVPKEMPGGLPLMKPEDYQYFGSLLNEDNEEELSPEEQKERKIMKLLLKVKNGTPPQRKTALRQLTDKAREFGAGPLFNRILPLLMQPTLEDQERHLLVKVIDRVLYKLDELVRPYVHKILVVIEPLLIDEDYYARVEGREIISNLSKAAGLATMIAAMRPDIDNIDEYVRNTTARAFSVVASALGIPALLPFLKAVCQSKKSWQARHTGIKIVQQIAILIGCAVLPHLRSLVEIIEHGLNDENQKVRTITALSLAALAEAAAPYGIESFDSVLKPLWKGIRSHRGKVLAAFLKAIGFIIPLMDAIYASYYTKEVMVILIREFQSPDEEMKKIVLKVVKQCVSTEGVEPDYIRNDILPEFFRNFWVRRMALDRRNYKQLVETTVEIANKVGVADIVGRTVEDLKDESEPYRRMVMETIEKVVTNLGASDIDARLEELLIDGILYAFQEQTSDDANVMLNGFGAVVNTLGHKVKPYLPQICGTIKWRLNNKSAKVRQQAADLISRIAVVMKQCGEEQLMGHLGVVLYEYLGEEYPEVLGSILGALKAIVNVIGMTKMTPPIKDLLPRLTPILKNRHEKVQENCIDLVGRIADRGAEFVPAREWMRICFELLEMLKAHKKGIRRATVNTFGYIAKAIGPQDVLATLLNNLKVQERQNRVCTTVAIAIVAETCSPFTVLPALMNEYRVPELNVQNGVLKSLSFLFEYIGEMGKDYIYAVTPLLEDALMDRDLVHRQTAASAVKHMALGVAGLGCEDALIHLMNYVWPNIFETSPHVINAVMEAIEGMRAALGAAIVLNYCLQGLFHPARKVREVYWKIYNSLYIGAQDALVASYPVLEDEENNVFSRPELHIFV